The following proteins come from a genomic window of Nostoc sp. ATCC 53789:
- a CDS encoding AAA-like domain-containing protein has translation MKKILIVSANPTTTDKLRLDEEVREIQEGLQRSRSRDKFELITKWAVRPDDLRRALLDHNPHIIHFSGHGGGNQGLALENITGEMQLVSTESLARLFKLFKDKIECVLLNACYSEVQAESIYQHINCVVGMNRAIGDRAAIKFAVGFYDALGADRSYEDAYEFGCSAIDLESIPESSTPVLKSRNNLQGGICANETIPDSEIKAAVSLENPEGQVALNSAFYVERSPIEVDCYEAILQPGALIRIKAPRQMGKTSLMSRVLHHASQHGYQTAPVNFQSADAEFLGNLDRFLQWFCASITYELNLPEKLDDYWKGVLGSKNKCTNYFQRYLLPAINSPVAIGLDEVDEVFKHPIIAADFFGLLRAWHERSKNETVWKNLRLVIVHSKEVYIPLNINRSPFNVGLPIELPDLNQTQVQDLVQRHGLNWPESQIEELMTLVGGHPYLVRVALYEIARGRMTLANLQKIAATEEGPYSDHLRRHWLNLQEDAELLAAVKQVMTANRPVDVGTTEAFKLRSMGLVKFKGNEVVPLCKLYRQYFGHRLGLKN, from the coding sequence GTGAAAAAAATCCTGATTGTGTCAGCTAATCCCACGACGACAGATAAACTTCGCTTGGACGAGGAAGTTAGGGAAATTCAGGAAGGGTTGCAACGCTCTCGCAGCCGAGATAAGTTTGAACTGATTACGAAATGGGCGGTGCGTCCTGACGATTTGCGGCGTGCGCTTTTAGATCATAATCCTCATATCATCCATTTTTCTGGACATGGTGGAGGAAATCAAGGTTTAGCCTTGGAAAATATTACAGGGGAAATGCAGCTAGTGAGTACAGAGTCACTGGCAAGGCTATTTAAATTATTTAAAGACAAAATTGAGTGTGTATTATTAAATGCCTGTTATAGCGAGGTGCAAGCTGAGTCTATTTACCAACACATTAACTGTGTAGTTGGGATGAATCGGGCAATTGGCGATCGCGCCGCAATTAAATTTGCGGTAGGCTTTTATGATGCATTGGGCGCTGATAGGTCTTATGAGGATGCTTATGAGTTTGGCTGTAGCGCTATTGATTTAGAAAGTATTCCAGAGTCTTCGACACCAGTGCTGAAAAGTCGAAACAATCTTCAAGGTGGTATCTGTGCTAACGAAACGATTCCAGATAGCGAGATAAAAGCAGCAGTCTCTTTAGAAAATCCAGAAGGGCAGGTGGCTCTAAACTCTGCGTTCTATGTGGAGCGATCGCCTATTGAGGTAGACTGTTATGAAGCGATTCTTCAACCAGGGGCCTTAATTCGCATCAAAGCTCCTCGGCAGATGGGCAAAACTTCGCTGATGTCGCGGGTTCTCCATCATGCTAGTCAACATGGCTATCAGACTGCACCCGTAAATTTCCAGTCAGCCGATGCAGAATTTCTCGGCAATTTAGATCGGTTTTTGCAGTGGTTCTGTGCCAGCATTACTTACGAACTGAATCTACCAGAGAAGCTAGACGATTATTGGAAGGGTGTTTTAGGTAGCAAGAATAAATGTACAAATTACTTTCAACGGTATTTATTACCTGCGATTAATAGCCCCGTAGCTATAGGTTTGGATGAAGTTGATGAAGTCTTTAAGCATCCTATAATTGCTGCTGATTTTTTTGGATTGCTACGAGCTTGGCATGAACGGTCAAAGAATGAGACAGTTTGGAAAAATCTCCGGTTGGTGATTGTGCATTCTAAGGAAGTTTATATTCCGCTCAATATTAATCGGTCGCCTTTTAATGTCGGCTTACCTATTGAGTTGCCAGACTTAAATCAAACACAAGTACAAGACTTGGTACAGCGTCACGGACTCAATTGGCCTGAATCACAAATTGAAGAATTAATGACACTGGTGGGTGGTCATCCTTATTTAGTGCGGGTAGCGCTTTATGAAATTGCCCGTGGTCGGATGACGCTGGCAAATCTGCAAAAAATCGCCGCAACCGAGGAAGGTCCTTACAGTGACCATCTGCGCCGCCACTGGCTGAATTTGCAAGAGGATGCAGAATTGCTAGCTGCGGTTAAACAAGTGATGACAGCAAATCGCCCCGTGGATGTAGGCACAACTGAAGCGTTTAAACTCCGCAGTATGGGGTTAGTTAAGTTTAAAGGCAATGAAGTGGTGCCACTGTGTAAATTGTATCGTCAATATTTTGGGCATCGCTTGGGGTTGAAAAATTAA
- a CDS encoding serine/threonine-protein kinase produces the protein MELDVRNGHKEVIPSNHHPDFSQQGYQVISELGRNREGGRITYLANVLNSKQQVVIKEFCFARADADLSGVKAYQREIEILQQLNHSRIPRYIDSFEIPGAFYLVQEHKNAPSLGLKNSFHPEEIKQIALSILELLVYLQKQAPPIIHRDIKPENILVDEQLNAYLVDFGLARIQGAKIALSSFVAGTPGFMPPEEQFGHSLTEASDLYSLGATLICLLTNTRSVDIGKLIDDNYRFNFQQLVPQISPRFRWWLMTMVERNRNRRYANAAIALKALEPIEVVGTGTGIDNLISTIKPIKRATVLGLATVITLAAMGATLMSCQPGSAVRQLLEARECQSLDFKASCQQKTGN, from the coding sequence ATGGAGCTTGATGTGCGTAATGGACATAAAGAGGTAATTCCCTCAAATCACCATCCAGATTTTTCTCAACAAGGCTATCAAGTTATCAGCGAACTAGGACGCAACCGAGAAGGAGGACGAATTACTTATTTAGCTAATGTCCTCAACTCTAAGCAACAGGTAGTGATTAAAGAGTTTTGTTTTGCTCGGGCCGATGCTGATTTGTCAGGTGTGAAAGCATATCAGCGCGAAATCGAAATTTTGCAGCAACTCAATCATTCTCGCATCCCTCGCTATATAGATTCTTTTGAAATACCAGGGGCTTTTTATCTGGTGCAGGAACATAAAAATGCCCCATCTTTAGGCTTAAAAAACAGCTTTCATCCAGAAGAAATTAAGCAAATTGCTCTGTCCATTTTAGAGCTTTTGGTCTATCTACAAAAGCAAGCTCCGCCAATTATTCATCGGGATATCAAACCAGAAAATATTTTGGTTGATGAGCAACTAAATGCTTATTTAGTTGATTTTGGATTAGCTAGGATACAGGGTGCAAAAATAGCTCTTAGCAGCTTCGTAGCAGGAACCCCAGGTTTTATGCCACCAGAAGAACAGTTTGGTCATTCCCTGACTGAAGCATCAGATTTATATAGTTTGGGAGCAACACTAATTTGCTTACTTACTAATACCCGTTCTGTTGATATTGGAAAATTAATTGATGATAACTACCGCTTTAATTTCCAGCAATTAGTTCCTCAAATCAGTCCGCGTTTTCGGTGGTGGTTAATGACAATGGTGGAACGTAACCGAAACCGTCGCTATGCTAATGCGGCTATTGCTTTAAAAGCACTTGAGCCAATTGAGGTTGTTGGTACTGGCACTGGAATAGATAATTTAATCAGTACAATCAAACCTATAAAACGAGCTACAGTGCTGGGATTAGCTACTGTTATTACACTAGCTGCGATGGGGGCAACTTTGATGAGTTGTCAGCCTGGTAGTGCGGTTAGGCAATTGCTGGAAGCAAGAGAATGTCAAAGCTTGGATTTCAAAGCAAGTTGTCAACAAAAAACCGGAAATTAA
- a CDS encoding alpha/beta fold hydrolase, giving the protein MTITTQQLATQDAFEKFIWTWQGYKIQYTVMGTGRPLVLVHGFGASIGHWRKNIPVLADAGYQVFAIDLLGFGGSDKAPIDYSVEVWVELLKDFCTAHIHEPAVFIGNSIGALLSLIVLVEHPEIAAGGILINSAGGLSHRPHELNPPLRMVMAAFNRFVRSPITGKFVYNRIRQKAQIRRTLYQVYRDREAVTDELVDLLYTPSCDPGAQQVFASILTAPPGPSPEELLPKVERPLLVIWGADDPWTPITGAKIYEEARENGKQIKIVPIPNAGHCPHDEVPDVVNAQIIDWLTQN; this is encoded by the coding sequence ATGACTATAACTACACAGCAGCTTGCAACCCAAGACGCTTTTGAAAAATTCATTTGGACTTGGCAGGGCTACAAAATTCAGTACACTGTCATGGGCACTGGACGACCTCTGGTGCTGGTTCACGGCTTCGGTGCTTCCATTGGACACTGGCGTAAAAATATCCCAGTTTTAGCTGATGCTGGCTACCAAGTATTTGCCATAGACCTTTTAGGCTTTGGCGGTTCCGATAAAGCGCCTATTGATTACAGCGTCGAAGTTTGGGTGGAACTGCTGAAAGATTTTTGCACAGCACATATACACGAACCGGCTGTATTTATTGGCAACTCTATCGGCGCACTTTTGAGCTTGATTGTACTGGTAGAACATCCAGAAATTGCTGCTGGTGGTATTTTGATTAACTCTGCGGGTGGCTTGAGTCATCGTCCCCACGAATTGAACCCGCCGCTAAGGATGGTGATGGCAGCTTTTAATCGGTTTGTGCGATCGCCAATTACAGGTAAATTTGTCTATAACCGCATCCGCCAAAAAGCCCAAATTCGCCGTACTCTCTACCAAGTTTACCGCGATCGTGAAGCCGTCACCGATGAATTAGTCGATTTACTTTATACTCCCTCTTGCGACCCAGGAGCGCAACAAGTCTTCGCTTCCATTCTCACAGCCCCTCCTGGCCCAAGTCCAGAGGAACTTTTGCCCAAAGTAGAACGTCCTCTATTAGTAATTTGGGGTGCTGATGATCCCTGGACACCAATTACCGGGGCCAAGATTTACGAAGAGGCGCGTGAGAATGGCAAACAAATCAAAATAGTCCCCATTCCTAATGCCGGTCATTGTCCGCACGATGAAGTTCCAGATGTTGTCAATGCCCAGATTATCGATTGGCTAACGCAAAATTAG
- a CDS encoding type I restriction endonuclease, translating into MVQVIQGKDITLAQLIDQFGLQRADNEQFFFEWQQDLPELSDLEKQSLNQVKAEYLHLSRYQILEPVVKMVVLSPLLRLAGFYQPPFYIASEEEVRISSEDEGTIIRGRIDILVFHPPFWVLVIEAKRAEYSLEVAISQALAYMLANPGNDKPTFGFVTNGREFQFIKLTKQDTPRYALSYTLSLNRGDDLDTVVKVLKRLAYLVCNS; encoded by the coding sequence ATGGTTCAAGTTATTCAAGGAAAAGATATCACCCTAGCCCAACTCATAGATCAATTTGGGCTACAACGTGCAGACAATGAACAGTTTTTTTTTGAGTGGCAGCAAGATTTACCTGAGTTGAGTGATTTAGAAAAGCAATCTCTCAACCAAGTCAAGGCAGAATATTTGCATTTATCCCGCTACCAAATTTTAGAACCTGTAGTCAAAATGGTGGTGCTATCTCCACTATTGCGTCTAGCAGGTTTTTATCAACCGCCTTTTTATATCGCCTCGGAAGAAGAGGTAAGAATTTCTTCTGAAGACGAAGGCACAATTATTAGAGGACGTATTGATATTTTGGTGTTTCATCCTCCATTTTGGGTTCTCGTTATTGAGGCGAAACGAGCAGAATATTCTTTGGAGGTAGCAATTTCTCAAGCATTAGCTTATATGTTGGCTAATCCTGGTAATGATAAACCTACATTTGGTTTTGTAACCAATGGTCGAGAATTTCAATTTATTAAGTTGACGAAACAGGATACACCAAGATATGCATTATCTTACACACTGTCGCTCAATCGTGGGGATGACCTAGATACTGTGGTAAAAGTGTTAAAACGCCTAGCTTATTTAGTCTGTAATTCGTAG
- the uvrA gene encoding excinuclease ABC subunit UvrA encodes MSDKQLAASLNGHLPYPSHNSQNTIRIRGARQHNLKNIDLELPRDRLIVFTGVSGSGKSSLAFDTIFAEGQRRYVESLSAYARQFLGQLDKPDVEAIEGLSPAISIDQKSTSHNPRSTVGTVTEIYDYLRLLFGRAGEPHCPICDRCIAPQTIDEMCDRIMELPDRTRFQILAPVVRGKKGTHRKLLSSLASQGFVRVRINGEIRELSDSIELDKNFTHTIEVVIDRLVKKADIQERLVDSLSTCLKQSGGIAAILVSLLGDDGQEKEEELVFSENFACPEHGAVMEELSPRLFSFNSPYGACPHCHGIGTLRRFAPDLIVPDWEAPVYAAIAPWSEKDNSYYLELLYSVGQIYGFELQTNWSKLTEEQQQIILFGEKDERAAEAQRKQSFKGAIPILQRQYEGGSELVKQKLEQYLIDQPCEVCKGKRLKPEALAVKLGQYGILELTTVSIRDCRERIEQFKLSDRQLQIADLVLREIKARLQFLLDVGLDYLTLDRPAMTLSGGEAQRIRLATQIGSGLTGVLYVLDEPSIGLHQRDNGRLLKTLTKLRDLGNTLIVVEHDEETIRAANYIVDIGPGAGIHGGNIIAQGDFEALLAAEDSLTGAYLSGRRVITTPAERREGNGRSLGIKNAHRNNLQNIDVDIPLGKLVSITGVSGSGKSTLINELLYPSLQHHLTKKVPLPRHLDKIQGLNAIDKAIVIDQSPIGRTPRSNPATYTGIFDAIRDVFSQTVEAKARGYKPGQFSFNVKGGRCEACSGQGVNVIEMNFLPDVYVQCEICKGARYNRETLQVKYKDKSISDVLRMTVEESLDFFQNIPKAIARLQTLFDVGLGYVQLGQPATTLSGGEAQRVKLATELSRRATGKTLYLIDEPTTGLSFYDVHKLLDVLQRLVDKGNSILVIEHNLDVIRCSDWVIDLGPEGGDKGGELIAVGTPEEVAKNPRSYTGQYLKQVLKQYPAVKS; translated from the coding sequence ATGTCAGACAAACAGCTAGCAGCATCCTTGAATGGACATCTTCCGTACCCCAGCCACAACAGCCAGAATACCATTCGGATTCGGGGTGCTAGGCAGCATAATCTGAAAAATATTGACTTGGAATTGCCACGCGATCGCCTGATTGTCTTTACTGGCGTTTCTGGTTCTGGTAAGTCTTCCCTAGCCTTTGATACCATTTTCGCTGAAGGGCAACGTCGCTATGTCGAATCCCTCAGCGCCTACGCCCGGCAATTTTTAGGACAACTGGATAAGCCGGATGTAGAAGCCATTGAAGGCTTAAGTCCAGCAATTTCTATTGACCAAAAGTCAACGTCTCATAACCCCCGTTCCACTGTCGGTACGGTGACAGAGATTTACGACTATTTGCGGTTGTTATTTGGTCGGGCTGGCGAACCCCATTGTCCGATATGCGATCGCTGTATTGCACCCCAGACAATCGATGAGATGTGCGATCGGATCATGGAATTACCAGATCGCACCCGCTTCCAAATTCTTGCACCCGTTGTTCGGGGGAAAAAAGGCACACACCGTAAGCTTTTGTCAAGTCTGGCATCTCAAGGTTTTGTCCGCGTGCGGATCAATGGCGAGATCCGCGAACTGTCAGATTCCATTGAATTAGATAAAAACTTTACCCACACCATCGAAGTGGTAATTGACCGCTTGGTGAAAAAGGCTGATATCCAAGAGCGTTTGGTTGATTCCCTGTCTACGTGTCTCAAGCAATCGGGTGGGATTGCAGCCATTCTGGTGAGTCTACTTGGTGACGACGGACAAGAAAAAGAAGAAGAGTTAGTATTTTCGGAAAACTTTGCTTGTCCAGAACATGGCGCGGTAATGGAGGAACTATCACCGCGATTGTTCTCATTTAACTCACCTTATGGTGCTTGTCCACACTGTCATGGCATCGGGACTTTAAGAAGATTTGCGCCAGACTTGATCGTACCCGACTGGGAAGCGCCAGTTTATGCTGCGATCGCGCCTTGGTCAGAAAAAGATAATTCTTATTACTTGGAATTACTCTATAGCGTGGGGCAAATTTATGGATTTGAGTTACAAACAAATTGGAGCAAGCTGACAGAAGAACAGCAGCAAATTATTTTGTTTGGAGAGAAAGATGAACGAGCCGCAGAAGCACAGAGGAAGCAGAGTTTTAAAGGTGCTATTCCAATTTTGCAACGGCAGTATGAAGGTGGTTCGGAATTAGTTAAGCAAAAATTAGAGCAGTATTTAATTGACCAACCGTGTGAAGTTTGTAAGGGAAAACGCTTAAAACCGGAAGCCTTGGCGGTGAAGTTGGGACAATATGGAATTTTAGAATTGACTACCGTATCAATTCGAGATTGTCGAGAGAGAATTGAGCAATTCAAGTTGAGCGATCGCCAGTTACAAATTGCTGATTTAGTCCTGAGAGAAATCAAAGCCAGATTGCAATTCTTGTTGGATGTAGGTTTAGATTATCTCACCCTTGACCGTCCCGCCATGACCCTTTCCGGTGGCGAAGCCCAACGGATTCGTCTAGCAACGCAAATTGGTTCTGGTTTAACAGGAGTTCTTTACGTTTTAGATGAACCGAGTATTGGTTTGCATCAACGAGATAATGGCAGGTTGCTCAAAACCTTAACAAAATTGCGCGATTTGGGTAATACATTAATTGTCGTTGAACACGATGAAGAAACAATTCGTGCAGCCAACTACATCGTTGATATTGGCCCTGGTGCAGGAATTCACGGCGGAAATATTATCGCCCAAGGTGATTTTGAGGCGTTATTAGCAGCAGAAGATTCCTTGACGGGTGCATATTTATCAGGAAGGCGAGTAATTACCACACCAGCAGAACGCCGAGAAGGAAATGGGCGCAGTTTGGGAATTAAAAATGCCCATCGCAACAATTTACAGAATATAGATGTAGACATTCCATTAGGTAAACTCGTCTCCATCACTGGTGTGTCTGGTTCTGGCAAATCTACCCTGATTAACGAATTACTCTACCCATCTCTGCAACACCATTTAACAAAGAAAGTTCCCTTACCGAGACATTTGGATAAAATTCAGGGATTAAACGCGATTGATAAAGCGATCGTTATCGATCAATCTCCCATTGGACGCACGCCACGTTCCAACCCTGCAACTTACACAGGAATTTTCGATGCCATTCGGGATGTATTTTCCCAAACAGTAGAAGCGAAAGCTAGGGGTTACAAACCCGGACAATTTTCTTTCAACGTTAAAGGTGGACGTTGCGAAGCTTGTAGCGGACAGGGTGTGAATGTTATTGAAATGAACTTTCTCCCGGATGTTTACGTGCAATGCGAAATTTGTAAAGGTGCAAGATACAACCGCGAAACCTTGCAGGTGAAGTACAAAGATAAGTCAATCTCTGATGTACTGAGAATGACAGTTGAGGAAAGCTTAGACTTTTTCCAGAATATCCCCAAAGCGATCGCGCGTTTGCAAACTTTATTTGATGTCGGCTTGGGTTATGTCCAATTAGGACAACCTGCTACAACCTTATCAGGTGGTGAAGCACAACGGGTAAAATTAGCAACAGAACTATCTCGACGCGCCACAGGTAAGACACTTTATTTAATAGATGAACCGACAACAGGGTTATCTTTTTACGATGTCCACAAATTGTTAGATGTGTTGCAACGATTGGTAGATAAAGGCAATTCAATTTTAGTAATTGAACACAACTTAGATGTAATTCGTTGTTCTGATTGGGTGATAGATTTGGGGCCAGAAGGTGGCGACAAAGGTGGAGAATTGATTGCTGTGGGAACACCGGAGGAAGTTGCAAAAAATCCCAGGTCTTATACTGGGCAATATTTAAAGCAGGTGTTGAAACAGTATCCGGCGGTGAAATCTTAG
- a CDS encoding AAA-like domain-containing protein, with product MTQYQYQVGGSLPQNAPTYVRRQADHDLYEGLKAGNFCYVLNSRQMGKSSLRVQVMQRLQTEGFACAVVDITAIGTADITPKQWYAGVIDTLVGSLNIYTTFDLDAWWTDNVLLSPVQRLSKFIETILLKTITEKIIIFIDEVDSVLSLSFNLDDFFAIIRDCYNRRADHPEYNYLTFALIGVSTPSDLIQDKRRTPFNIGQAIDLTGFHLQEAQPLAHGLAEVDDSQELMQVVLDWTGGQPFLTQKVCKLLVQGGLETKNWGLEAEDWVEELVRKEIIGYWETQDEPEHLKTIRDRILQSGEQRTGRLLGLYQQILQHGEIVADDSPEQTELRLTGLVVKREGKLQIYNRIYAEVFKQEWCDRILANLRPYSDTFNAWVESECQDESRLLRGKTLYDAQEWAVGKSLSDLDYQFLAASQELEKRDVQKRLQAEEQAKQVLAKANHKANQRIRIGSLVLGLTGLGAVASLIFAQYELGQAGTAKAERDNAQTELNNAKTETAATKQENQRILADNAKISRDNQRISEQAAQAKRNLSNATSKLNAANAKVNQAQRNLKLAENKVAAASAKASQAEVQANQAIQQRQEAQQQRQKAVADLNRARQEQKQAQIALNAAVDARKVALTATRLERDGTNALRLFETSRKFDALLLAMETAGTLKSLIKDKQSLADYPAYSPLFSLQRILSSTNIREQNRLEGHRAQVNSVVFSPDGKTLASASWDNTIKLWNRETGKEITTLTGYGNWANSVVFSPDGKTLASASRDNTIKLWNRETGKEITTLTGHIAEVKSVAFSPDGKTLASASADHTIKLWNLDTGKEITTLTGHSDIVFSVVFSPDGKTLASGGQDNTIILWNLNLDNLMAQGCSWLKVYLISHPDALKVCPRR from the coding sequence ATGACCCAGTATCAATATCAAGTCGGTGGTAGCCTGCCTCAAAATGCACCAACTTATGTTAGACGGCAAGCTGACCATGACCTCTATGAAGGCTTGAAGGCTGGGAATTTTTGTTATGTACTCAATTCCCGGCAGATGGGGAAATCTAGCTTGCGAGTGCAGGTAATGCAGCGTTTGCAAACTGAGGGATTTGCTTGTGCTGTTGTTGATATTACAGCTATTGGAACGGCAGATATTACACCAAAACAGTGGTATGCCGGGGTGATTGATACTCTAGTGGGAAGTTTGAATATTTATACAACTTTTGATTTAGATGCTTGGTGGACTGACAACGTTTTGCTTTCACCAGTACAGCGTTTGAGCAAGTTTATTGAAACGATTTTACTAAAAACAATTACTGAAAAGATTATTATTTTTATTGATGAAGTTGACAGTGTTCTGAGTCTTTCATTCAACTTAGATGACTTTTTTGCAATTATCCGCGATTGCTACAACCGACGAGCAGACCATCCTGAATATAATTACCTTACCTTTGCTTTGATTGGAGTGTCTACGCCTTCAGATTTGATTCAAGACAAACGCCGGACACCTTTTAATATTGGACAGGCAATTGATTTAACTGGCTTTCACCTCCAAGAGGCGCAACCCTTGGCACACGGATTGGCAGAAGTGGACGATTCTCAAGAGTTGATGCAGGTGGTGCTGGACTGGACGGGGGGACAGCCGTTTTTGACACAAAAAGTTTGTAAATTACTAGTGCAGGGGGGACTAGAGACTAAGAACTGGGGGTTAGAAGCTGAGGATTGGGTGGAAGAGTTGGTACGCAAGGAGATTATTGGGTATTGGGAGACGCAAGACGAGCCGGAGCATTTGAAGACGATTCGAGACAGAATTTTGCAGAGTGGGGAACAGAGGACTGGGCGATTGTTGGGATTGTATCAGCAGATTTTGCAGCACGGAGAGATAGTAGCTGATGATAGTCCTGAACAAACGGAACTGCGGCTGACGGGGCTGGTAGTGAAGCGGGAGGGAAAGTTACAAATTTATAACCGGATTTATGCAGAGGTGTTTAAGCAGGAATGGTGCGATCGCATCTTAGCAAACTTGCGTCCTTACTCCGATACATTCAACGCCTGGGTTGAGTCTGAATGTCAAGATGAGTCGCGCTTGTTGCGGGGAAAGACTTTGTATGATGCTCAAGAATGGGCAGTAGGTAAAAGTTTAAGTGATTTGGACTATCAGTTTTTAGCTGCTAGCCAGGAATTAGAAAAGCGCGATGTGCAGAAAAGGCTGCAAGCAGAGGAACAGGCAAAGCAAGTTTTAGCAAAGGCAAACCACAAAGCTAATCAACGGATTCGTATTGGTTCTTTGGTGTTAGGACTGACTGGGCTGGGGGCAGTTGCATCATTAATATTTGCTCAATATGAATTGGGACAAGCAGGAACAGCAAAGGCAGAAAGAGATAATGCCCAAACAGAATTAAATAATGCTAAGACAGAAACCGCAGCAACCAAGCAAGAGAATCAGCGAATATTGGCAGACAATGCCAAAATATCACGCGACAATCAAAGGATATCGGAACAGGCAGCACAGGCAAAACGGAATCTTAGTAACGCCACTTCAAAACTGAATGCTGCAAATGCCAAAGTGAATCAGGCACAGCGAAATCTGAAATTAGCAGAAAACAAAGTCGCAGCAGCTAGTGCAAAGGCTAGTCAAGCTGAAGTACAGGCAAACCAAGCAATTCAACAACGACAAGAGGCACAACAGCAGCGTCAAAAAGCTGTTGCAGATTTAAATCGGGCAAGGCAAGAACAAAAGCAGGCACAAATTGCTCTGAATGCGGCAGTCGATGCCAGAAAAGTTGCTTTAACGGCTACGCGATTGGAACGAGATGGAACAAATGCGTTGCGACTGTTTGAGACTTCGAGGAAATTTGATGCTCTGCTATTAGCAATGGAGACGGCAGGAACATTAAAAAGTTTGATTAAGGATAAACAGTCTTTAGCAGACTATCCAGCATACAGCCCTTTGTTTAGTTTACAGAGAATTCTATCTAGTACCAATATTCGTGAACAAAATCGCTTAGAAGGCCATCGCGCTCAGGTCAACAGCGTCGTGTTCAGCCCGGATGGCAAAACTTTAGCTTCTGCTAGTTGGGATAACACCATTAAATTGTGGAATCGGGAGACGGGCAAAGAAATTACTACTCTTACTGGGTATGGCAATTGGGCCAACAGCGTTGTGTTCAGCCCGGATGGCAAAACCTTAGCTTCCGCTAGTCGTGATAACACCATTAAATTGTGGAATCGGGAGACGGGCAAAGAAATTACTACTCTTACTGGGCATATTGCTGAGGTCAAGAGCGTCGCGTTCAGCCCAGATGGCAAAACTTTAGCTTCCGCCAGCGCTGACCACACCATCAAATTGTGGAATCTGGATACGGGCAAAGAAATTACCACTCTAACTGGGCATAGCGATATTGTCTTCAGCGTCGTGTTCAGCCCGGATGGCAAAACTTTAGCTTCTGGCGGACAAGACAACACAATAATTCTGTGGAATCTGAATTTAGATAATTTAATGGCGCAAGGTTGCAGTTGGCTCAAGGTTTATTTGATTAGCCATCCTGATGCGCTTAAAGTCTGTCCAAGGCGGTAG